A DNA window from Parabacteroides johnsonii DSM 18315 contains the following coding sequences:
- the nim gene encoding NimABCDEF family 5-nitroimidazole reductase: MFREMRRKRQLLPHEESIAILEKMTNGTLALHGDEGYPYAVPISYVYADGKIYFHCAMKGHKVDAIMRNEKVSFCVVEQDNIKPAEFTTYFRSVIVFGRAGILTDETEKRAALNLLADKYSHGEAGLSDEITKSFNHLLMVKIDIEHMTGKESIELVREKNK, from the coding sequence ATGTTCAGAGAAATGCGTCGTAAACGACAGTTGTTACCACATGAGGAGAGCATAGCGATTCTTGAGAAAATGACAAACGGGACTTTGGCTCTTCACGGGGACGAAGGTTATCCTTATGCCGTTCCTATCAGTTATGTCTATGCCGATGGCAAAATCTACTTCCACTGTGCAATGAAAGGACACAAGGTGGACGCCATTATGCGAAATGAGAAAGTGTCGTTCTGTGTTGTGGAACAGGACAATATCAAACCTGCCGAGTTTACTACCTACTTCCGGAGTGTGATTGTCTTCGGGAGAGCTGGCATTTTAACGGACGAAACGGAAAAACGTGCCGCCCTGAATTTGCTGGCTGACAAATACTCTCACGGCGAAGCGGGCTTGTCAGATGAAATAACCAAGAGTTTCAATCATTTGCTGATGGTGAAGATCGACATCGAACACATGACGGGTAAGGAGTCTATCGAGCTGGTCAGAGAAAAGAATAAGTAA
- a CDS encoding DMT family transporter, with protein MNWIILIVAGFFESGFAFCLGKMKEVTGMEYYLWGAGFLVSLTLSMVLLAKAVQTLPIGTAYPVWTGIGAVGTVVLGIVFFHEPVSFLRLFFIVTLIASIIGLKMV; from the coding sequence ATGAACTGGATTATTCTGATTGTTGCCGGATTCTTTGAATCCGGCTTTGCTTTTTGTTTGGGGAAGATGAAAGAAGTAACCGGCATGGAATACTACCTTTGGGGTGCCGGATTCCTTGTAAGTCTTACATTGAGTATGGTACTGTTGGCCAAGGCGGTGCAGACATTGCCCATAGGTACGGCCTATCCGGTATGGACAGGCATCGGTGCGGTGGGTACGGTTGTACTTGGCATCGTGTTCTTTCATGAACCAGTCTCGTTCCTCCGCCTGTTCTTTATTGTAACGCTGATAGCTTCCATTATCGGCTTAAAAATGGTTTAA